In Carya illinoinensis cultivar Pawnee chromosome 9, C.illinoinensisPawnee_v1, whole genome shotgun sequence, the following are encoded in one genomic region:
- the LOC122277271 gene encoding transcriptional activator DEMETER-like isoform X1 produces the protein MDARKPDEDGLQVQGSWIPTTPVKPHLPRPTPIYTDGQGNQIERATWLGSETFSSFTEGSQTGRLVACCNSPNCSEFNRASINNWNEETCEEESHMGRWNYVPFGPFGHLLALADAAKAASGTVAHLQNDDVATSSLMRATSCQNECNGEDYPWSNFNCMPKEPHYEVHTHRQYYDLNLPPETMSKANSCNKISKFAPITPEKDMRVQNKLISKEQNLCADGTKNEEREKLKTEIVTASVGTNEFQHNKELLKPVTDSSVAAISTPFKEDHNPDKGGSHGIDPNKIPQEKPRRKKHRPKVITEGKPKRTPKPVTPKPTTGKRKYVRRKGLTEHSTTPAEVTGESTHLKTLEPARKSCRRALKFDIEQSRDESSTFKCSSNLDSEIQAKDYCNEGVQLRSPVQISEGIEVMVERTEAGIAYDLTCSMDQMLKEYISLPERQAPSTSLPTQSSPLQAELNANSQKDSDKEREYQLLAHDGRENIVILSKEEQARQSKRSYSHAADFDDASVPNLVGAHFNTLDAYQIMNWMHFPNIYKKKRTEKGQNSAISCSSSCVTATKDVVRPATCLQSEAEVYHCSTKGNTWASCPQFEVGTVSPNVEEGIGNQQSFQRFLAFIQTERSTRKRSRGRPTRVRNLTALTKVPECITHLTKQPLGDGDGQTVENPHKPHTFIDDLVEKMSATPARRKRSKKRNSLVISATSSMNEMQLDNKLVLYNCHPSSSDPLGASQEVTWKQNISIDARVEQFKNLSINGESRKLVQQNNVVNMQYQDHSALVLYKRDGTVVPYEGWFDPIKKRRPRPKVDLDEETTRVWTLLMRNINSEGIDGTDEGKAKWWEEERRVFRGRADSFIARMHLVQGDRRFSQWKGSVVDSVIGVFLTQNVSDHLSSSAFMSLAARFPLKSKSNHEACYEEGVSFIVSEPEVCLLDTEDSIQWKTVCDQSSMMLYDPESCEEKEVVNSNDSPGGSIGDPVSSQNSVFSSENSSLVQTAEKIGSCLESNSEADHMLNRSEPNSSDGSATIADLGLMAGSTMLNEINGSRNATSDENSKYEYQFKGMNHENHRQSAVKLNDPQSFLGASMDPSSSYHFHPTPTSRILEVQYSEIFREETQFSGVSNNKDENSIKANSAQTIESSTQAAFQTELVMNVEKAPRSPSESCNNVERDENVIISSQSLALGDPKIVGPLAQGQNTEIQQDLPNLSEETLDGTQKTSVSDLNACGNLFSNEMGEMEAATVKAKSKKVRKEKKDEFNWDSLRKQVEANGKKRERTANTMDSVDWEALRSAGVHEIADAIKERGMNNVLAGRIQDFLNRLVREHGSIDLEWLRDVPPDQVKEYLLSIRGLGLKSVECVRLLTLHHLAFPVDTNVGRIAVRLGWVPLQPLPESLQLHLLELYPVLESIQKYLWPRLCKLDQRTLYELHYQMITFGKVFCTKSKPNCNSCPMRGECRHFASAFASARLALPGPEEKSIVTAAVYRPAENPDVIIDQLALPLPQATNQSEGKSGVTNCEPIIEEPATPEPECTQAENDIEDSFYEDPNGIPTIKLNIEEFTQNLQNYMQNSMELQEINMSNALVALTPEAASIPMPKLKNVSRLRTEHQVYELPDSHPLLEGLDKREPDDPCSYLLAIWTPGETANSIQAPEKRCSSQEYGRLCDDKECFSCNSIREANSQTVRGTLLIPCRTAMRGSFPLNGTYFQVNEVFADHSSSLNPIDVPRDWIWNLRRRTVYFGTSIPTIFKGLSTEGIQHCFWRGYVCVRGFDQKTRAPRPLMARLHLPASKLTTTKGKTDDKTKGKTDDK, from the exons ATGGATGCGAGAAAACCGGATGAAGATGGATTACAAGTTCAGGGTTCTTGGATTCCAACAACCCCAGTTAAGCCACATCTACCGAGACCCACACCGATCTACACAGATGGACAAGGAAACCAGATTGAGAGAGCAACTTGGCTGGGATCAGAGACATTTTCTAGTTTTACAGAAGGCTCTCAAACGGGTAGGTTAGTTGCATGTTGCAATTCACCCAACTGCAGTGAATTCAACAGGGCTAGTATTAACAATTGGAACGAAGAAACATGCGAAGAAGAGTCCCACATGGGCAGATGGAATTACGTACCTTTCGGTCCTTTTGGTCATCTCTTGGCCCTCGCAGATGCCGCTAAGGCGGCCTCCGGTACTGTGGCACACCTGCAAAACGATGATGTGGCAACCAGCTCTTTGATGCGTGCTACAAGTTGTCAGAATGAATGTAACGGTGAAGATTACCCGTGGAGTAATTTCAATTGCATGCCGAAAGAGCCTCACT ATGAAGTTCATACTCATAGGCAGTACTATGATCTCAATTTGCCACCAGAGACAATGTCTAAGGCAAATTCGTGTAATAAGATTTCCAAGTTTGCACCCATAACACCGGAGAAGGACATGAGAGTACAGAACAAACTGATTTCCAAAGAACAAAATTTATGTGCAGATGGAACAAAAAATGAGGAAAGAGAGAAGCTGAAGACTGAAATTGTCACAGCAAGTGTTGGCACCAATGAGTTCCAACACAATAAAGAACTCTTAAAGCCTGTCACAGATTCATCAGTTGCTGCCATTTCCACTCCATTTAAGGAGGATCACAATCCTGACAAGGGAGGCAGCCATGGTATTGACCCAAATAAAATCCCACAGGAGAAACCAAGGCGAAAAAAGCACCGGCCCAAGGTGATCACAGaaggaaaaccaaaaagaaCTCCAAAGCCAGTGACCCCAAAACCAACGACAGGCAAGAGAAAGTATGTACGAAGAAAAGGACTCACTGAACACTCTACAACTCCAGCAGAAGTAACTGGAGAATCTACTCATCTGAAGACACTTGAGCCTGCCAGAAAGTCATGCAGAAGGGCTTTGAAATTTGACATTGAACAATCACGAGATGAAAGCTCAACATTCAAATGTTCTAGTAATTTAGATTCAGAGATACAGGCCAAAGACTATTGCAATGAAGGAGTTCAATTAAGATCACCTGTACAGATCAGTGAAGGGATTGAAGTGATGGTAGAACGCACAGAAGCTGGAATTGCCTATGACCTCACTTGTTCCATGGATCAAATGCTGAAAGAATATATATCGCTGCCTGAAAGGCAAGCCCCAAGCACTTCACTTCCCACACAGTCTAGTCCCCTGCAGGCAGAGTTGAATGCCAATTCCCAAAAGGATAGCGATAAAGAAAGGGAATATCAACTGCTTGCTCATGATGGACGGGAAAACATTGTGATTTTGTCCAAGGAAGAACAAGCTAGGCAATCCAAGAGAAGCTATTCTCATGCTGCCGACTTTGATGATGCCAGCGTGCCAAATCTAGTCGGGGCTCACTTTAACACTTTAGACGCATACCAGATCATGAATTGGATGCATTTTCCAAatatttacaagaaaaaaagaactgaAAAGGGTCAGAATTCTGCTATATCTTGTTCATCGTCTTGTGTGACTGCCACTAAAGATGTTGTGAGGCCGGCAACCTGTCTCCAAAGTGAAGCTGAAGTATATCATTGCTCAACAAAAGGCAACACTTGGGCATCTTGTCCTCAGTTTGAGGTGGGTACAGTTTCCCCCAATGTTGAAGAAGGAATAGGTAATCAGCAAAGTTTTCAGCGTTTCCTGGCTTTCATTCAGACAGAGAGGTCAACACGAAAAAGATCTAGAGGCCGCCCTACTCGGGTTCGCAACCTGACTGCCCTTACCAAAGTTCCTGAGTGCATAACTCACCTGACCAAACAACCTCTAGGGGATGGTGATGGGCAAACAGTTGAGAATCCACACAAACCTCATACATTCATTGACGACCTGGTTGAAAAGATGAGTGCAACACCGGCAAGAAGGAAGCGAAGCAAGAAGAGAAACTCTCTGGTTATTTCAGCAACTTCCAGTATGAATGAAATGCAACTGGACAACAAGCTTGTCTTGTATAATTGCCACCCATCCTCTTCAGATCCATTAG GTGCTTCTCAAGAAGTAACATGGAAGCAGAATATTTCTATTGATGCAAGGGTCGAGCAATTTAAAAATCTGAGCATCAACGGGGAAAGCAGAAAACTTGTACAACAGAATAATGTAGTCAATATGCAATACCAAGATCACAGTGCACTCGTCCTCTACAAAAGAGATGGTACAGTTGTACCCTATGAAGGTTGGTTTGATCCTATAAAGAAACGGCGTCCACGGCCTAAAGTTGACCTTGATGAAGAGACTACTAGAGTGTGGACGCTTTTGATGAGGAACATAAACAGTGAAGGGATTGATGGTACGGATGAAGGAAAGGCAAAATGGTGGGAAGAAGAAAGGAGAGTATTCCGTGGACGTGCAGACTCTTTTATAGCTCGCATGCATCTTGTACAAG GAGATAGACGTTTCTCACAATGGAAAGGCTCAGTTGTGGACTCGGTTATTGGAGTTTTTCTTACTCAGAATGTCTCTGACCATCTTTCTAG TTCTGCATTCATGTCACTCGCTGCACGCTTCCCACTCAAGTCAAAGAGCAACCATGAAGCATGCTACGAAGAGGGGGTGAGCTTCATAGTCAGCGAACCAGAAGTGTGCTTACTGGATACAGAAGACAGCATACAATGGAAAACAGTTTGTGACCAGAGTTCCATGATGCTCTATGACCCTGAAAGTTgtgaagaaaaagaagttgTCAACAGCAATGACTCTCCTGGAGGCAGTATAGGGGATCCAGTTTCGTCTCAAAATTCTGTCTTTTCATCTGAAAACTCTTCACTTGTTCAAACTGCTGAAAAAATTGGATCATGCCTAGAGAGCAACTCGGAAGCAGACCATATGTTAAATAGGTCTGAGCCCAACAGTTCAGATGGCTCTGCCACTATTGCGGATCTTGGACTGATGGCTGGATCTACAATGCTAAATGAAATAAATGGAAGTAGAAATGCAACATCCGATGAGAACTCGAAGTATGAATACCAATTCAAAGGCATGAATCATGAAAACCATAGACAAAGTGCGGTCAAATTAAATGATCCTCAAAGCTTCTTAGGAGCATCCATGGACCCTTCCAGTAGTTATCATTTTCATCCAACCCCCACCTCAAGAATACTGGAAGTTCAGTACTCTGAGATCTTCAGAGAAGAAACACAATTTTCTGGTGTTTCCAATAATAAAGATGAAAACAGTATCAAAGCAAACAGTGCACAAACAATAGAATCTTCAACTCAAGCTGCTTTTCAAACTGAGCTGGTCATGAATGTTGAAAAGGCCCCAAGATCTCCGAGTGAATCATGCAACAATGTTGAACGAGATGAAAATGtgatcatttcatctcaaagcCTGGCTCTTGGGGACCCTAAAATTGTTGGACCACTAGCTCAGGGGCAAAACACTGAAATACAGCAAGACTTGCCAAATCTTTCTGAAGAAACCTTGGATGGTACACAGAAGACATCTGTTTCGGATCTGAATGCTTGTGGTAATCTATTCAGTAATGAGATGGGTGAGATGGAAGCTGCTACTGTAAAAGCAAAGAGTAAAAAAGTgcgaaaggagaaaaaagacgAGTTTAACTGGGACAGTCTTAGAAAACAGGTGGAAGCgaatggaaagaaaagagagagaacagCAAATACAATGGACTCAGTGGACTGGGAAGCTTTAAGATCTGCAGGCGTTCATGAGATTGCCGACGCCATCAAAGAACGAGGGATGAACAATGTGCTTGCAGGGCGTATCCAG GATTTCCTTAACCGTCTGGTTAGGGAACATGGGAGCATTGATCTTGAATGGTTGAGAGATGTTCCACCTGACCAAGTAAA AGAATATCTACTAAGCATAAGGGGATTGGGGTTGAAAAGTGTGGAGTGTGTGCGGCTTTTGACACTTCACCATCTTGCTTTCCCA GTGGACACAAATGTCGGACGTATTGCTGTAAGACTTGGATGGGTGCCGCTTCAGCCACTGCCTGAGTCACTTCAGTTGCATCTCCTAGAACT GTACCCGGTGTTAGAATCCATTCAAAAATATCTCTGGCCCCGATTATGCAAGCTCGACCAAAGAACATT GTATGAGCTTCATTACCAGATGATTACATTTGGAAAG GTCTTCTGTACAAAAAGCAAACCAAATTGCAATTCATGCCCAATGAGGGGAGAGTGTAGACACTTTGCAAGTGCATTTGCAAG TGCAAGGCTTGCCCTGCCAGGGCCAGAGGAGAAAAGTATAGTGACGGCAGCTGTATACAGACCAGCTGAAAACCCTGATGTGATCATTGATCAGCTGGCTCTACCTTTACCTCAAGCGACCAACCAATCAGAAGGAAAATCTGGAGTCACTAATTGTGAACCTATTATTGAAGAGCCAGCAACACCAGAGCCAGAATGCACACAAGCAGAAAACGACATTGAGGACTCTTTCTACGAGGATCCCAATGGAATTCCTACAATCAAACTGAACATTGAAGAGTTCACTCAGAACTTGCAGAATTATATGCAAAATAGCATGGAACTACAAGAAATTAACATGTCCAATGCATTAGTTGCTCTAActccagaagcagcatcaattCCAATGCCCAAACTTAAGAATGTGAGTCGATTGCGAACAGAGCACCAAGT CTACGAACTTCCAGATTCACACCCTCTTCTGGAAGGG TTAGATAAACGAGAACCCGATGACCCGTGCTCATACCTTCTTGCTATATGGACACCAG GTGAGACAGCAAATTCCATCCAAGCACCTGAAAAAAGGTGCAGCTCCCAAGAATATGGCAGATTGTGTGACGACAAAGAATGCTTCTCATGCAACAGTATACGGGAAGCAAATTCCCAGACAGTCCGAGGGACACTTTTG ATACCATGTCGAACAGCAATGAGGGGGAGCTTTCCACTCAATGGCACCTACTTTCAAGTTAATGAG GTATTTGCGGACCATAGTTCAAGCCTTAACCCAATTGATGTTCCTAGAGATTGGATATGGAACCTGCGAAGGAGAACTGTGTACTTTGGAACCTCCATACCAACCATATTTAAAG GTTTGTCAACAGAAGGTATTCAACACTGCTTTTGGAGAG GATATGTTTGTGTGAGAGGATTTGACCAAAAAACACGGGCACCCCGTCCTCTAATGGCCAGGTTGCACCTTCCGGCTAGCAAGTTGACCACGACAAAAGGTAAGACAGATGATAAGACAAAAGGTAAGACAGATGATAAGTAG
- the LOC122277271 gene encoding transcriptional activator DEMETER-like isoform X2 encodes MDARKPDEDGLQVQGSWIPTTPVKPHLPRPTPIYTDGQGNQIERATWLGSETFSSFTEGSQTGRLVACCNSPNCSEFNRASINNWNEETCEEESHMGRWNYVPFGPFGHLLALADAAKAASGTVAHLQNDDVATSSLMRATSCQNECNGEDYPWSNFNCMPKEPHYEVHTHRQYYDLNLPPETMSKANSCNKISKFAPITPEKDMRVQNKLISKEQNLCADGTKNEEREKLKTEIVTASVGTNEFQHNKELLKPVTDSSVAAISTPFKEDHNPDKGGSHGIDPNKIPQEKPRRKKHRPKVITEGKPKRTPKPVTPKPTTGKRKYVRRKGLTEHSTTPAEVTGESTHLKTLEPARKSCRRALKFDIEQSRDESSTFKCSSNLDSEIQAKDYCNEGVQLRSPVQISEGIEVMVERTEAGIAYDLTCSMDQMLKEYISLPERQAPSTSLPTQSSPLQAELNANSQKDSDKEREYQLLAHDGRENIVILSKEEQARQSKRSYSHAADFDDASVPNLVGAHFNTLDAYQIMNWMHFPNIYKKKRTEKGQNSAISCSSSCVTATKDVVRPATCLQSEAEVYHCSTKGNTWASCPQFEVGTVSPNVEEGIGNQQSFQRFLAFIQTERSTRKRSRGRPTRVRNLTALTKVPECITHLTKQPLGDGDGQTVENPHKPHTFIDDLVEKMSATPARRKRSKKRNSLVISATSSMNEMQLDNKLVLYNCHPSSSDPLGASQEVTWKQNISIDARVEQFKNLSINGESRKLVQQNNVVNMQYQDHSALVLYKRDGTVVPYEGWFDPIKKRRPRPKVDLDEETTRVWTLLMRNINSEGIDGTDEGKAKWWEEERRVFRGRADSFIARMHLVQGDRRFSQWKGSVVDSVIGVFLTQNVSDHLSSSAFMSLAARFPLKSKSNHEACYEEGVSFIVSEPEVCLLDTEDSIQWKTVCDQSSMMLYDPESCEEKEVVNSNDSPGGSIGDPVSSQNSVFSSENSSLVQTAEKIGSCLESNSEADHMLNRSEPNSSDGSATIADLGLMAGSTMLNEINGSRNATSDENSKYEYQFKGMNHENHRQSAVKLNDPQSFLGASMDPSSSYHFHPTPTSRILEVQYSEIFREETQFSGVSNNKDENSIKANSAQTIESSTQAAFQTELVMNVEKAPRSPSESCNNVERDENVIISSQSLALGDPKIVGPLAQGQNTEIQQDLPNLSEETLDGTQKTSVSDLNACGNLFSNEMGEMEAATVKAKSKKVRKEKKDEFNWDSLRKQVEANGKKRERTANTMDSVDWEALRSAGVHEIADAIKERGMNNVLAGRIQDFLNRLVREHGSIDLEWLRDVPPDQVKEYLLSIRGLGLKSVECVRLLTLHHLAFPVDTNVGRIAVRLGWVPLQPLPESLQLHLLELYPVLESIQKYLWPRLCKLDQRTLYELHYQMITFGKVFCTKSKPNCNSCPMRGECRHFASAFASARLALPGPEEKSIVTAAVYRPAENPDVIIDQLALPLPQATNQSEGKSGVTNCEPIIEEPATPEPECTQAENDIEDSFYEDPNGIPTIKLNIEEFTQNLQNYMQNSMELQEINMSNALVALTPEAASIPMPKLKNVSRLRTEHQVYELPDSHPLLEGLDKREPDDPCSYLLAIWTPGETANSIQAPEKRCSSQEYGRLCDDKECFSCNSIREANSQTVRGTLLVFADHSSSLNPIDVPRDWIWNLRRRTVYFGTSIPTIFKGLSTEGIQHCFWRGYVCVRGFDQKTRAPRPLMARLHLPASKLTTTKGKTDDKTKGKTDDK; translated from the exons ATGGATGCGAGAAAACCGGATGAAGATGGATTACAAGTTCAGGGTTCTTGGATTCCAACAACCCCAGTTAAGCCACATCTACCGAGACCCACACCGATCTACACAGATGGACAAGGAAACCAGATTGAGAGAGCAACTTGGCTGGGATCAGAGACATTTTCTAGTTTTACAGAAGGCTCTCAAACGGGTAGGTTAGTTGCATGTTGCAATTCACCCAACTGCAGTGAATTCAACAGGGCTAGTATTAACAATTGGAACGAAGAAACATGCGAAGAAGAGTCCCACATGGGCAGATGGAATTACGTACCTTTCGGTCCTTTTGGTCATCTCTTGGCCCTCGCAGATGCCGCTAAGGCGGCCTCCGGTACTGTGGCACACCTGCAAAACGATGATGTGGCAACCAGCTCTTTGATGCGTGCTACAAGTTGTCAGAATGAATGTAACGGTGAAGATTACCCGTGGAGTAATTTCAATTGCATGCCGAAAGAGCCTCACT ATGAAGTTCATACTCATAGGCAGTACTATGATCTCAATTTGCCACCAGAGACAATGTCTAAGGCAAATTCGTGTAATAAGATTTCCAAGTTTGCACCCATAACACCGGAGAAGGACATGAGAGTACAGAACAAACTGATTTCCAAAGAACAAAATTTATGTGCAGATGGAACAAAAAATGAGGAAAGAGAGAAGCTGAAGACTGAAATTGTCACAGCAAGTGTTGGCACCAATGAGTTCCAACACAATAAAGAACTCTTAAAGCCTGTCACAGATTCATCAGTTGCTGCCATTTCCACTCCATTTAAGGAGGATCACAATCCTGACAAGGGAGGCAGCCATGGTATTGACCCAAATAAAATCCCACAGGAGAAACCAAGGCGAAAAAAGCACCGGCCCAAGGTGATCACAGaaggaaaaccaaaaagaaCTCCAAAGCCAGTGACCCCAAAACCAACGACAGGCAAGAGAAAGTATGTACGAAGAAAAGGACTCACTGAACACTCTACAACTCCAGCAGAAGTAACTGGAGAATCTACTCATCTGAAGACACTTGAGCCTGCCAGAAAGTCATGCAGAAGGGCTTTGAAATTTGACATTGAACAATCACGAGATGAAAGCTCAACATTCAAATGTTCTAGTAATTTAGATTCAGAGATACAGGCCAAAGACTATTGCAATGAAGGAGTTCAATTAAGATCACCTGTACAGATCAGTGAAGGGATTGAAGTGATGGTAGAACGCACAGAAGCTGGAATTGCCTATGACCTCACTTGTTCCATGGATCAAATGCTGAAAGAATATATATCGCTGCCTGAAAGGCAAGCCCCAAGCACTTCACTTCCCACACAGTCTAGTCCCCTGCAGGCAGAGTTGAATGCCAATTCCCAAAAGGATAGCGATAAAGAAAGGGAATATCAACTGCTTGCTCATGATGGACGGGAAAACATTGTGATTTTGTCCAAGGAAGAACAAGCTAGGCAATCCAAGAGAAGCTATTCTCATGCTGCCGACTTTGATGATGCCAGCGTGCCAAATCTAGTCGGGGCTCACTTTAACACTTTAGACGCATACCAGATCATGAATTGGATGCATTTTCCAAatatttacaagaaaaaaagaactgaAAAGGGTCAGAATTCTGCTATATCTTGTTCATCGTCTTGTGTGACTGCCACTAAAGATGTTGTGAGGCCGGCAACCTGTCTCCAAAGTGAAGCTGAAGTATATCATTGCTCAACAAAAGGCAACACTTGGGCATCTTGTCCTCAGTTTGAGGTGGGTACAGTTTCCCCCAATGTTGAAGAAGGAATAGGTAATCAGCAAAGTTTTCAGCGTTTCCTGGCTTTCATTCAGACAGAGAGGTCAACACGAAAAAGATCTAGAGGCCGCCCTACTCGGGTTCGCAACCTGACTGCCCTTACCAAAGTTCCTGAGTGCATAACTCACCTGACCAAACAACCTCTAGGGGATGGTGATGGGCAAACAGTTGAGAATCCACACAAACCTCATACATTCATTGACGACCTGGTTGAAAAGATGAGTGCAACACCGGCAAGAAGGAAGCGAAGCAAGAAGAGAAACTCTCTGGTTATTTCAGCAACTTCCAGTATGAATGAAATGCAACTGGACAACAAGCTTGTCTTGTATAATTGCCACCCATCCTCTTCAGATCCATTAG GTGCTTCTCAAGAAGTAACATGGAAGCAGAATATTTCTATTGATGCAAGGGTCGAGCAATTTAAAAATCTGAGCATCAACGGGGAAAGCAGAAAACTTGTACAACAGAATAATGTAGTCAATATGCAATACCAAGATCACAGTGCACTCGTCCTCTACAAAAGAGATGGTACAGTTGTACCCTATGAAGGTTGGTTTGATCCTATAAAGAAACGGCGTCCACGGCCTAAAGTTGACCTTGATGAAGAGACTACTAGAGTGTGGACGCTTTTGATGAGGAACATAAACAGTGAAGGGATTGATGGTACGGATGAAGGAAAGGCAAAATGGTGGGAAGAAGAAAGGAGAGTATTCCGTGGACGTGCAGACTCTTTTATAGCTCGCATGCATCTTGTACAAG GAGATAGACGTTTCTCACAATGGAAAGGCTCAGTTGTGGACTCGGTTATTGGAGTTTTTCTTACTCAGAATGTCTCTGACCATCTTTCTAG TTCTGCATTCATGTCACTCGCTGCACGCTTCCCACTCAAGTCAAAGAGCAACCATGAAGCATGCTACGAAGAGGGGGTGAGCTTCATAGTCAGCGAACCAGAAGTGTGCTTACTGGATACAGAAGACAGCATACAATGGAAAACAGTTTGTGACCAGAGTTCCATGATGCTCTATGACCCTGAAAGTTgtgaagaaaaagaagttgTCAACAGCAATGACTCTCCTGGAGGCAGTATAGGGGATCCAGTTTCGTCTCAAAATTCTGTCTTTTCATCTGAAAACTCTTCACTTGTTCAAACTGCTGAAAAAATTGGATCATGCCTAGAGAGCAACTCGGAAGCAGACCATATGTTAAATAGGTCTGAGCCCAACAGTTCAGATGGCTCTGCCACTATTGCGGATCTTGGACTGATGGCTGGATCTACAATGCTAAATGAAATAAATGGAAGTAGAAATGCAACATCCGATGAGAACTCGAAGTATGAATACCAATTCAAAGGCATGAATCATGAAAACCATAGACAAAGTGCGGTCAAATTAAATGATCCTCAAAGCTTCTTAGGAGCATCCATGGACCCTTCCAGTAGTTATCATTTTCATCCAACCCCCACCTCAAGAATACTGGAAGTTCAGTACTCTGAGATCTTCAGAGAAGAAACACAATTTTCTGGTGTTTCCAATAATAAAGATGAAAACAGTATCAAAGCAAACAGTGCACAAACAATAGAATCTTCAACTCAAGCTGCTTTTCAAACTGAGCTGGTCATGAATGTTGAAAAGGCCCCAAGATCTCCGAGTGAATCATGCAACAATGTTGAACGAGATGAAAATGtgatcatttcatctcaaagcCTGGCTCTTGGGGACCCTAAAATTGTTGGACCACTAGCTCAGGGGCAAAACACTGAAATACAGCAAGACTTGCCAAATCTTTCTGAAGAAACCTTGGATGGTACACAGAAGACATCTGTTTCGGATCTGAATGCTTGTGGTAATCTATTCAGTAATGAGATGGGTGAGATGGAAGCTGCTACTGTAAAAGCAAAGAGTAAAAAAGTgcgaaaggagaaaaaagacgAGTTTAACTGGGACAGTCTTAGAAAACAGGTGGAAGCgaatggaaagaaaagagagagaacagCAAATACAATGGACTCAGTGGACTGGGAAGCTTTAAGATCTGCAGGCGTTCATGAGATTGCCGACGCCATCAAAGAACGAGGGATGAACAATGTGCTTGCAGGGCGTATCCAG GATTTCCTTAACCGTCTGGTTAGGGAACATGGGAGCATTGATCTTGAATGGTTGAGAGATGTTCCACCTGACCAAGTAAA AGAATATCTACTAAGCATAAGGGGATTGGGGTTGAAAAGTGTGGAGTGTGTGCGGCTTTTGACACTTCACCATCTTGCTTTCCCA GTGGACACAAATGTCGGACGTATTGCTGTAAGACTTGGATGGGTGCCGCTTCAGCCACTGCCTGAGTCACTTCAGTTGCATCTCCTAGAACT GTACCCGGTGTTAGAATCCATTCAAAAATATCTCTGGCCCCGATTATGCAAGCTCGACCAAAGAACATT GTATGAGCTTCATTACCAGATGATTACATTTGGAAAG GTCTTCTGTACAAAAAGCAAACCAAATTGCAATTCATGCCCAATGAGGGGAGAGTGTAGACACTTTGCAAGTGCATTTGCAAG TGCAAGGCTTGCCCTGCCAGGGCCAGAGGAGAAAAGTATAGTGACGGCAGCTGTATACAGACCAGCTGAAAACCCTGATGTGATCATTGATCAGCTGGCTCTACCTTTACCTCAAGCGACCAACCAATCAGAAGGAAAATCTGGAGTCACTAATTGTGAACCTATTATTGAAGAGCCAGCAACACCAGAGCCAGAATGCACACAAGCAGAAAACGACATTGAGGACTCTTTCTACGAGGATCCCAATGGAATTCCTACAATCAAACTGAACATTGAAGAGTTCACTCAGAACTTGCAGAATTATATGCAAAATAGCATGGAACTACAAGAAATTAACATGTCCAATGCATTAGTTGCTCTAActccagaagcagcatcaattCCAATGCCCAAACTTAAGAATGTGAGTCGATTGCGAACAGAGCACCAAGT CTACGAACTTCCAGATTCACACCCTCTTCTGGAAGGG TTAGATAAACGAGAACCCGATGACCCGTGCTCATACCTTCTTGCTATATGGACACCAG GTGAGACAGCAAATTCCATCCAAGCACCTGAAAAAAGGTGCAGCTCCCAAGAATATGGCAGATTGTGTGACGACAAAGAATGCTTCTCATGCAACAGTATACGGGAAGCAAATTCCCAGACAGTCCGAGGGACACTTTTG GTATTTGCGGACCATAGTTCAAGCCTTAACCCAATTGATGTTCCTAGAGATTGGATATGGAACCTGCGAAGGAGAACTGTGTACTTTGGAACCTCCATACCAACCATATTTAAAG GTTTGTCAACAGAAGGTATTCAACACTGCTTTTGGAGAG GATATGTTTGTGTGAGAGGATTTGACCAAAAAACACGGGCACCCCGTCCTCTAATGGCCAGGTTGCACCTTCCGGCTAGCAAGTTGACCACGACAAAAGGTAAGACAGATGATAAGACAAAAGGTAAGACAGATGATAAGTAG